In the genome of Carnobacterium viridans, one region contains:
- a CDS encoding PTS fructose transporter subunit IIC: MSKFNIIAATGCPTGIAHTYMAQEALEQAAKKAGVQIKVETHGQIGVENTLTTQEIKDADAVIIAADKDVHAERFEGKRIIDVSVSKGIKDADNLIQDAINGKGKLRTVTSQSNEKVNNSNNERENDKTSIGRLIYRHLMNGVSHMLPFVVSGGVLVAISFLWGIFSADPTNAQYNEFAATLNQIGGLAMGLMVPILSAYIAESIAQRPGLVVGFVGGLVANNGGTGFLGGIVSGFIAGYTILLLSRVLKGMPKSLDGLKAIFLYPVIGVFVTGLLMVAISQPMEAVNVGMMDFLAGFQNSNPILLGLIVGSMSAFDMGGPINKAAYVTGTALLAQGNSYFMAGVSAACMAPPLITGFSVLFFGKYYDKEERNSGLVNFILGSTHITEGAIPFAAKDPLRVIPTLMLGSSIAAILTYMFKVQVPAPHGGFLVLPVVTNGLLWVVAILIGSIIGGVVLGMIRKYSMEKSQPTVEKKK; the protein is encoded by the coding sequence ATGTCAAAATTTAATATCATTGCAGCAACTGGCTGTCCAACAGGAATTGCTCATACTTACATGGCGCAAGAAGCTCTAGAACAAGCAGCAAAAAAAGCTGGAGTTCAAATTAAGGTCGAAACTCATGGACAAATAGGAGTTGAAAACACATTAACTACCCAAGAAATTAAAGACGCTGATGCAGTAATCATTGCTGCAGATAAAGACGTACACGCTGAGAGATTTGAAGGGAAAAGAATTATTGACGTTTCAGTAAGTAAAGGAATTAAAGATGCTGATAATTTAATTCAAGATGCAATTAATGGTAAAGGGAAACTTAGAACTGTTACAAGTCAAAGTAATGAGAAAGTCAATAACTCAAATAATGAAAGAGAAAATGACAAAACAAGTATCGGCCGTTTGATCTATAGACATTTAATGAATGGTGTTTCACACATGTTACCTTTCGTAGTTAGTGGTGGGGTTCTTGTTGCTATTTCTTTTTTATGGGGGATTTTTTCAGCAGATCCAACAAACGCACAATACAATGAATTTGCAGCTACCTTAAACCAAATTGGTGGTTTGGCTATGGGCTTAATGGTACCAATACTTTCTGCTTATATTGCTGAAAGTATTGCTCAAAGACCAGGTTTGGTTGTCGGATTTGTTGGAGGTTTAGTGGCTAACAATGGAGGGACAGGTTTTTTAGGTGGAATTGTATCAGGGTTTATAGCAGGATATACTATTTTGCTATTAAGTAGAGTACTAAAAGGAATGCCGAAATCTCTAGATGGATTAAAAGCAATTTTCTTATATCCAGTTATTGGGGTATTCGTTACAGGTTTGCTAATGGTTGCGATTTCCCAACCAATGGAAGCGGTTAATGTCGGAATGATGGACTTTTTAGCAGGTTTTCAAAATTCTAACCCAATTTTATTAGGGTTGATTGTAGGCAGTATGTCAGCATTTGATATGGGAGGCCCTATTAATAAAGCTGCATACGTCACAGGTACTGCGTTATTAGCACAAGGAAATTCATATTTTATGGCTGGTGTTTCAGCAGCATGCATGGCACCTCCTCTAATCACTGGTTTTTCCGTATTGTTCTTCGGGAAATACTATGATAAGGAAGAACGTAATTCAGGTTTAGTTAACTTTATATTAGGTTCAACACATATTACAGAAGGTGCTATTCCATTTGCTGCTAAAGACCCATTACGCGTAATTCCTACTTTGATGTTAGGTTCTTCTATAGCAGCAATCCTAACGTATATGTTTAAAGTACAAGTACCCGCTCCACATGGTGGTTTCTTAGTTTTACCAGTAGTAACGAATGGTTTACTATGGGTAGTTGCAATACTCATAGGATCAATTATCGGCGGGGTTGTTTTAGGAATGATTCGTAAATATAGTATGGAAAAATCACAACCAACAGTAGAAAAGAAAAAATAA
- the pfkB gene encoding 1-phosphofructokinase — protein MIYTCTMNPAIDLFVSTNNYDPLIVNRTSEEDIQPNGKGVNISFVLKMLGIENVALGFSGGFTGTFIEEELEKKGIKTEFVHVEGTTRINVFTHVESKNTEYKLVNRGPLIKLEQVDELLNKINLLSEEDILFVSGSNPRGVTDEVIIEIAKLSKENKFKLVLDTSSKVVLDSLKYNPYCIKPNNEELAKWFEKENLTDEELSYYGKKLVEMGAEIVLLSLGEEGCLLFTKEESLYVNAPKGKVINTACSGDTLLGTFIGSLKKELKLEEALKEAVAAGSSTAFSPGLTDYSDVEELKKQMNVKKLIIE, from the coding sequence ATGATTTACACTTGCACGATGAATCCTGCTATAGATTTATTTGTATCAACAAATAATTATGATCCGCTAATAGTTAATAGAACTTCAGAAGAAGATATACAACCAAATGGAAAAGGAGTAAACATTTCATTTGTTTTAAAAATGTTAGGTATTGAAAATGTTGCTCTTGGTTTTAGCGGAGGATTTACAGGAACATTTATTGAGGAAGAATTAGAAAAAAAGGGAATTAAAACAGAATTTGTTCATGTAGAGGGAACGACTCGAATAAATGTGTTTACTCATGTTGAGTCAAAAAATACAGAGTACAAATTAGTCAATAGAGGCCCTTTAATAAAACTAGAACAAGTTGATGAATTACTTAACAAAATTAACCTATTAAGTGAAGAAGACATTTTATTTGTTTCTGGAAGTAATCCAAGAGGAGTAACTGACGAGGTTATAATAGAAATTGCTAAACTGTCTAAAGAAAATAAATTTAAGTTAGTTCTTGATACAAGTTCGAAAGTAGTGCTAGATAGTTTGAAATATAATCCTTATTGTATTAAACCCAATAATGAAGAGTTAGCAAAGTGGTTTGAAAAAGAAAATTTAACTGATGAAGAACTAAGTTATTATGGGAAGAAGTTAGTAGAAATGGGTGCTGAGATAGTTCTTCTCTCTCTAGGTGAAGAGGGATGTTTACTTTTTACTAAAGAAGAAAGCTTATATGTAAATGCTCCTAAAGGCAAAGTTATAAATACAGCTTGTTCAGGAGATACATTGTTAGGAACATTTATAGGATCATTAAAAAAAGAGCTTAAATTAGAAGAAGCTCTTAAAGAAGCAGTTGCTGCTGGAAGTTCTACAGCTTTTTCACCTGGCTTAACAGATTATTCTGATGTTGAAGAATTAAAAAAACAAATGAATGTAAAAAAACTAATTATAGAATAG
- a CDS encoding MurR/RpiR family transcriptional regulator: MTISYLQKNENKEVHFSSSEYFLLEYIEKNLDDMPEITIVKLSELANVSTSTIVRTMKKIGYDGFTSFKHHLKNEQEYNPKFAIIDQVDKKIREAIMKNEQEVTRTIQMLDSGTIEDAIQNIKASDKITIFARGFSELIAKEMMIKFQLMGKYCELHDDPNIIKSISKKIDNNSIVIFVSLNGETPELVEAANNCNQHSIKTITFTANSQSSLAKLSEITFIGFKSSFSYFPDYEVRSRLPLQIMTRILLDSYAIRTQ, from the coding sequence ATGACCATTTCATATTTACAAAAAAATGAGAATAAAGAAGTCCATTTTAGTAGTTCAGAGTACTTTTTATTAGAATATATAGAAAAAAATTTAGATGATATGCCAGAAATAACTATAGTTAAATTAAGCGAATTAGCAAATGTTTCAACATCTACTATAGTTAGAACTATGAAAAAAATAGGTTATGATGGTTTTACTTCTTTTAAACATCATTTGAAAAATGAACAAGAGTATAATCCAAAGTTTGCCATTATTGACCAAGTAGACAAAAAAATTCGTGAAGCTATAATGAAAAATGAACAAGAAGTAACTAGAACCATACAAATGTTAGATAGTGGTACCATTGAAGATGCTATTCAAAATATAAAAGCTTCTGATAAAATCACTATTTTTGCACGTGGATTTTCTGAACTTATAGCTAAAGAAATGATGATTAAGTTTCAGCTTATGGGAAAATATTGCGAACTTCATGATGATCCGAACATCATAAAAAGTATCAGTAAAAAAATTGATAATAACAGTATTGTTATATTTGTATCATTAAATGGTGAAACACCTGAGCTAGTTGAAGCAGCAAATAATTGTAATCAGCATAGTATTAAAACTATTACGTTTACTGCAAATTCACAAAGCTCTCTGGCTAAATTATCTGAAATTACTTTCATCGGGTTTAAATCTTCTTTTTCTTATTTTCCTGATTACGAAGTTCGATCCAGACTTCCACTACAAATCATGACTCGGATTTTATTAGATTCGTACGCAATAAGAACACAATGA
- a CDS encoding DUF4867 family protein has protein sequence METIDKIRMENKKYDIYDITDPKFNAFGNVLTGYDLADIQNYAKENIEIPKVGNSYSPSNPNLENFEVVKEIEADIYAGLPIEAGECSGQNTSFSAFEFHQGSEINLILTDVIMILGKRNQIVNGYFNAQEDAKAFYVPAGSIIEMYGTTLHYSPCKVFESGFKVIVILIKGSNESLDANFKSKNNQIIKTNKFQMVHESRQDKIEQGIKVGLSGELIEINTIS, from the coding sequence ATGGAAACGATTGATAAAATTCGTATGGAAAATAAAAAATATGACATATATGATATAACAGATCCCAAATTTAATGCGTTCGGAAATGTTCTTACAGGGTATGATTTGGCAGATATTCAAAATTATGCAAAAGAAAATATAGAAATCCCAAAAGTAGGAAATAGTTATAGTCCTTCTAATCCTAATTTGGAAAATTTTGAAGTTGTAAAAGAAATAGAAGCAGATATTTATGCTGGATTACCTATTGAAGCAGGCGAATGTTCAGGGCAGAATACTTCTTTTTCAGCTTTTGAATTTCATCAAGGAAGTGAAATTAATTTAATTTTAACGGATGTCATTATGATTTTAGGAAAAAGAAACCAAATAGTTAATGGTTATTTTAACGCTCAAGAAGATGCTAAGGCTTTCTATGTTCCTGCAGGAAGTATAATTGAAATGTACGGTACAACACTTCACTATAGTCCTTGTAAAGTTTTTGAGAGTGGATTCAAAGTGATTGTCATTCTAATAAAAGGGTCAAATGAATCTTTAGATGCTAACTTCAAGAGTAAAAACAATCAAATTATAAAAACAAATAAGTTTCAAATGGTTCATGAATCAAGACAAGATAAAATAGAGCAGGGGATAAAAGTAGGCTTATCAGGTGAATTAATTGAGATTAACACAATTTCATAA
- the lacD gene encoding tagatose-bisphosphate aldolase: MTPNKLASLKKLSNEKGVIGALAIDQRGSLKKMLASAANKPANEEDIVEFKKAISSELTPFATSILLDPEYGLPASKVRADGTGLLVAYEKTGYDATEPGRLPDLLEEWSVLRLKEAGADAIKFLLYYDVDEDKKINDYKHVYMERLGSECAAEDILFFLELVSYDATNSDAKSAEYAKVKPHKVNDMMKEFSKPQYKVDVLKVEVPVNMEFVEGYNSSNTVVYTKDEAKKYFVEQSEATHLPFIFLSAGVSAKMFQDTLKLAHEAGSQFNGVLCGRATWSNGIEVFAKNGEKAGKEWMNTVGKKNIEELNIVLNETAVSYFDKVK; this comes from the coding sequence ATGACACCAAATAAATTAGCAAGTTTAAAAAAATTATCAAATGAAAAAGGTGTAATTGGGGCATTAGCAATTGACCAACGTGGTTCATTAAAAAAAATGTTAGCTTCAGCAGCAAATAAACCAGCAAATGAAGAAGATATCGTCGAATTCAAGAAAGCAATTTCTTCTGAGTTAACACCATTCGCTACTTCTATTCTATTGGATCCAGAATATGGATTGCCAGCTTCTAAGGTACGTGCAGATGGTACTGGTTTACTAGTTGCATATGAAAAAACAGGCTATGATGCTACGGAACCTGGACGCTTACCTGACTTATTAGAAGAGTGGTCTGTACTACGTTTGAAAGAAGCTGGAGCAGATGCAATTAAATTCCTATTGTATTACGATGTAGATGAAGATAAAAAAATTAATGACTATAAACATGTCTACATGGAACGTCTTGGATCAGAATGTGCTGCAGAGGATATTCTTTTCTTCTTAGAATTGGTTTCATATGATGCAACTAATAGTGATGCTAAAAGTGCAGAATATGCTAAAGTAAAACCTCATAAAGTAAACGACATGATGAAAGAATTTTCTAAACCACAATATAAAGTTGATGTATTAAAAGTTGAAGTACCAGTGAATATGGAATTCGTTGAAGGATATAATTCAAGTAATACAGTTGTTTATACCAAAGATGAAGCAAAAAAATATTTTGTTGAACAAAGTGAAGCTACACATTTGCCATTTATTTTCCTAAGTGCTGGAGTTTCTGCTAAAATGTTCCAAGATACTTTGAAACTAGCTCATGAAGCCGGTTCACAGTTCAATGGAGTATTATGTGGTCGTGCAACATGGAGTAATGGAATTGAAGTATTTGCTAAAAATGGTGAAAAAGCTGGTAAAGAATGGATGAATACAGTCGGTAAAAAAAATATAGAAGAACTAAATATTGTCTTAAATGAGACAGCTGTTTCATATTTTGATAAAGTGAAATGA
- a CDS encoding hexose kinase has product MVKSILAITMNPSVDISYPLKTLHLNTVNRVNDVAKTAGGKGLNVARVLHQLNSPVIASGVLGGTIGEFIEKQLDETGIRHEFMAIDQESRNCIAILHDDMQQTEILEKGPILNSNDETKFLVHFEKQLENIAVVTISGSLPEGLSKRLYAQMIEISSSKGIPVLLDSSGETLKASLTGDKKPFLIKPNQEEIAQLIQQPIKDLTHLKQILTDNQLFSGVEWIVVSLGADGALVKHGTQCYRLTIPKIDVVNPVGSGDSTVAGLASAISKKASDIEIMTTGMATGMLNTIEKQTGFINTNLFTEYYEKVLIKKIN; this is encoded by the coding sequence ATGGTTAAATCAATTTTAGCAATTACGATGAATCCATCGGTAGATATCTCTTATCCATTAAAAACACTGCATTTAAATACAGTTAATCGGGTGAATGATGTTGCTAAAACTGCTGGAGGAAAAGGGTTAAATGTTGCTCGAGTACTACACCAACTAAATTCTCCAGTAATTGCTTCTGGTGTTTTGGGCGGGACAATTGGGGAATTCATTGAAAAACAATTAGATGAAACAGGTATAAGGCATGAATTTATGGCCATCGACCAAGAATCCCGAAACTGTATTGCAATTTTACATGATGACATGCAACAAACAGAGATATTAGAAAAAGGACCGATTTTAAATAGTAACGATGAAACTAAGTTTTTAGTACATTTTGAAAAACAATTAGAAAACATAGCAGTTGTGACCATCTCAGGAAGTTTACCTGAAGGGCTAAGTAAACGATTATATGCTCAAATGATTGAGATATCCTCGTCTAAAGGTATTCCTGTTTTACTTGATAGTTCCGGTGAAACGTTAAAAGCAAGCTTAACTGGCGATAAAAAACCCTTTTTGATTAAGCCTAATCAGGAAGAAATTGCTCAATTGATACAACAACCAATAAAGGATTTAACGCATTTAAAACAAATTTTAACTGATAACCAATTGTTTTCAGGTGTTGAATGGATTGTAGTTTCTTTAGGAGCGGATGGAGCTTTGGTTAAGCATGGAACACAATGTTATCGTTTGACGATTCCTAAAATTGATGTAGTCAATCCAGTAGGATCAGGTGATTCGACAGTTGCTGGATTAGCTAGCGCAATTTCAAAAAAAGCAAGTGATATAGAAATAATGACTACTGGTATGGCAACAGGTATGTTGAATACGATAGAAAAACAAACTGGATTTATTAATACGAACTTGTTTACTGAATATTATGAAAAAGTACTTATAAAAAAAATAAACTAA
- the lacB gene encoding galactose-6-phosphate isomerase subunit LacB — translation MIIAIGNDHIVTDVKIAISNFLKEQGHEVIDVGAYDTSRTHYPIFGKRVGELVSDGKADRGIVLCGTGVGITVAANKNDGVRAALVSNAAITRYMKEELDINVIGFGGTTVGKFLAEDIVSVFLNTEYKETPENKKMIEKINAIAPKNPEQHDNPDFFKKELDLWNEGYYHD, via the coding sequence ATGATTATTGCAATCGGTAACGATCATATTGTAACAGATGTAAAAATTGCTATTTCTAATTTTTTAAAAGAACAAGGGCATGAGGTTATTGACGTTGGAGCTTACGATACAAGCCGTACGCATTATCCTATCTTTGGCAAGAGAGTTGGAGAACTAGTTAGTGACGGAAAAGCCGATAGAGGGATCGTTTTATGTGGAACAGGTGTTGGAATTACAGTAGCAGCTAATAAAAACGATGGTGTTCGTGCCGCATTAGTTAGCAATGCAGCAATCACACGATACATGAAAGAAGAATTAGATATTAATGTTATTGGATTTGGTGGGACGACAGTTGGGAAGTTTTTAGCTGAAGATATCGTTTCCGTTTTCCTAAATACTGAATATAAGGAAACTCCTGAAAATAAAAAGATGATTGAAAAAATTAATGCAATTGCTCCTAAGAATCCTGAACAACATGACAATCCAGATTTCTTTAAAAAAGAACTTGATTTATGGAATGAAGGATATTACCACGATTAA
- the lacA gene encoding galactose-6-phosphate isomerase subunit LacA: MKIALGSDEKGFELKETIKKYLQDKQYSVLDLTEEPAEDFVDSSTAVSKAILEGKADRGLMFDEYGAGSFMASNKIKGMITANVTEERTAHMTTEHNGAKAIAIGSGIVGPALAKSIVDSYLDIEYAGGRHQVRVDMLEKMI; the protein is encoded by the coding sequence ATGAAAATCGCATTAGGTTCAGATGAAAAGGGATTTGAGTTGAAAGAAACCATCAAGAAATACTTACAAGACAAACAGTATAGTGTTTTAGACTTAACAGAAGAACCAGCTGAAGACTTTGTAGATTCATCAACAGCTGTTTCAAAAGCTATTTTAGAAGGAAAAGCAGACCGTGGGTTAATGTTTGATGAATATGGTGCAGGTTCGTTTATGGCAAGTAACAAAATAAAAGGCATGATTACAGCTAATGTTACAGAAGAAAGAACCGCACATATGACAACAGAACATAATGGAGCAAAAGCAATAGCTATTGGCTCAGGAATTGTTGGACCGGCTTTAGCTAAAAGTATTGTTGATTCATATTTAGATATTGAATATGCGGGCGGTCGCCATCAAGTCCGAGTTGATATGTTGGAAAAAATGATTTAA
- a CDS encoding DeoR/GlpR family DNA-binding transcription regulator, with protein sequence MKRNRLLTILEEVDKHDTVKISDLIQKLNVSDMTVRRDLDELASSGKIIRLHGGAQSVKSGILYEASHVEKRELHIEEKRMIAQMAAKEIQDGETIFIGPGTTLEQLASYITVNHLRVVTNSLPVFERFQKEKPHIELILTGGNFRQRSGAFVGGLTNETIGRLKFNRAFVGVNGIKNESIMTADTEEGQTQKTALNNAQVKYILTDYHKLNKDDFYQFYNLYDIDYLITNYLVTDEILAHYQQYTEVKVTDEKNNH encoded by the coding sequence ATGAAAAGAAATCGATTATTAACCATACTAGAAGAAGTGGATAAACATGATACTGTAAAAATATCAGATTTAATTCAAAAATTAAATGTATCGGATATGACTGTTCGTAGGGATTTAGATGAACTAGCGAGTAGTGGGAAAATTATCCGATTACACGGAGGAGCGCAGAGTGTTAAAAGTGGCATTCTATATGAAGCTTCTCATGTAGAAAAGCGTGAACTTCATATAGAAGAAAAAAGAATGATTGCTCAAATGGCAGCGAAGGAGATCCAAGATGGAGAAACAATATTTATTGGACCCGGTACAACCTTAGAACAATTAGCAAGCTATATCACTGTGAATCATCTAAGAGTAGTTACTAATAGTTTGCCGGTATTCGAAAGGTTCCAGAAAGAAAAGCCTCACATTGAACTCATTTTAACTGGTGGAAACTTTCGACAACGTTCTGGAGCTTTCGTAGGGGGATTAACGAATGAGACAATTGGAAGGTTGAAATTTAATAGAGCCTTTGTCGGAGTTAATGGAATAAAAAATGAGAGCATCATGACTGCAGATACAGAAGAAGGACAAACACAAAAAACTGCTTTAAATAATGCACAAGTTAAATATATATTGACAGATTACCATAAATTAAATAAAGATGACTTTTATCAATTTTATAATCTGTATGATATTGACTATTTAATTACAAATTATTTAGTAACAGATGAAATATTAGCACATTATCAACAATATACTGAAGTGAAAGTGACAGACGAAAAAAATAATCATTAA
- a CDS encoding PTS sugar transporter subunit IIA: protein MTNISSEKKNKLFLTEGIFISENVTRDSIFAEVAQQLVELGLVKENFLDNLIERENNFPTGLDLSVVHSSLPNIAIPHTEGEFVNTRCVIPVKLMTPVPFNNMISPSKSLDASFLFMILNNDPESQTNILSDIMGFLSTTDSKELNKFFDYTKKEDIYNFLQKNFYLI, encoded by the coding sequence ATGACAAATATATCTTCTGAGAAAAAAAATAAATTGTTTCTAACTGAGGGTATTTTTATATCTGAAAACGTAACTAGAGATAGTATATTCGCAGAAGTTGCTCAGCAACTAGTTGAATTAGGATTAGTAAAAGAGAATTTCTTAGACAATTTAATTGAGAGAGAAAATAATTTCCCTACAGGACTAGATTTATCTGTAGTGCATAGTTCTCTACCCAATATTGCCATTCCACATACTGAAGGAGAGTTTGTTAACACTCGATGTGTGATCCCAGTTAAACTAATGACACCGGTACCATTTAACAACATGATTAGCCCTTCAAAATCTTTAGATGCTAGCTTTTTATTTATGATTTTAAACAATGATCCCGAATCACAAACGAATATTTTGTCTGACATAATGGGGTTTTTAAGTACCACTGATTCTAAGGAACTCAACAAATTTTTCGATTATACAAAAAAAGAAGACATCTATAATTTTTTACAAAAAAATTTCTATTTAATTTAA
- a CDS encoding PTS sugar transporter subunit IIB translates to MIKILAACGAGVNSSHQIKDSIEREMTNRGYSVQADAVVVKDINEEMIAKYDIFTPISTPDLGFKIPIPIVEAGPILYRIPAMAVPVFDELERTIKENNL, encoded by the coding sequence ATGATTAAAATTTTAGCAGCATGTGGAGCAGGGGTTAATTCAAGTCATCAAATAAAAGATAGCATTGAAAGAGAAATGACAAACAGAGGGTACAGCGTTCAAGCTGATGCAGTGGTTGTTAAGGATATCAATGAAGAAATGATAGCTAAATATGATATTTTCACACCAATTTCTACCCCAGATTTAGGTTTTAAAATACCTATTCCAATTGTTGAAGCTGGTCCTATATTATATAGAATTCCAGCAATGGCCGTTCCAGTATTTGATGAATTAGAAAGAACTATTAAAGAAAACAATCTTTAA
- a CDS encoding PTS galactitol transporter subunit IIC, whose product MLDGIVKFANMIFQPLINLGSAPMMMILLTIFALVLGVKFSRALEGGMKLAIALTGMGIVINILTSAFSGALQDFVANTGIQLSITDVGWAPLATITWGSPYTLFFLLILVVINMVMLTLNKTKTLDVDIFNFWHPALLGIIILYFSNNLFIATVFVVFIGVLKFINSDLMKPTFNDLLNMPEENPTTTTHLNFMLNPIIMLFDTIFDKFFYKLDKYDFNAAELNKKIGFWGSKFAIGSYLGVFVGLLGQQSVTEIFTLAFTGAVSLELFSLVGSWFISAVEPISQGLTNFMAKRYPGRKLFIGIDWPFLGARAEMWATANILAPILLIMSLFLPGNSILPLAGIIAIGLTPALLVVCRGKMLRMIIIGVFMLPIFLWSGTMIAPLITDTAQSVGAFPTSLDSTQMISHSTKEGPVEGMLAMVVGKAVSNPQVNSVLLAGGSMVAYLLLFIWYAGKMKVRNRIYAEEKDPKVSTTADKAKLQKHN is encoded by the coding sequence ATGTTAGATGGTATTGTAAAATTTGCTAATATGATTTTCCAGCCTTTAATCAACTTAGGGTCTGCACCTATGATGATGATTCTTTTAACAATCTTTGCATTAGTTCTAGGCGTGAAATTTTCAAGAGCTCTTGAAGGTGGTATGAAACTTGCTATTGCTTTAACCGGTATGGGAATTGTCATTAATATTCTAACTTCCGCTTTTTCAGGAGCTTTACAAGATTTTGTTGCTAATACAGGTATTCAACTTTCTATTACCGATGTAGGTTGGGCACCCTTAGCAACAATCACTTGGGGTTCACCATATACTTTATTTTTCCTATTAATTTTAGTAGTTATTAATATGGTTATGCTAACTCTAAATAAAACAAAAACATTAGATGTAGATATATTCAACTTTTGGCATCCAGCGTTACTTGGTATCATTATTCTATATTTCTCTAATAACCTCTTCATTGCTACTGTATTTGTAGTTTTTATTGGAGTTCTAAAATTCATAAATTCAGATTTAATGAAACCTACTTTTAATGATTTACTGAATATGCCTGAAGAAAATCCTACAACAACAACTCATTTGAATTTTATGTTAAATCCAATTATTATGTTGTTTGATACAATTTTTGATAAGTTCTTCTATAAACTTGATAAGTATGATTTCAATGCTGCAGAATTAAATAAAAAAATTGGTTTTTGGGGTTCAAAATTCGCAATTGGTTCTTACTTAGGAGTATTTGTTGGTCTACTAGGGCAACAGTCAGTGACAGAAATATTCACACTAGCCTTTACAGGTGCTGTTTCTCTAGAGCTTTTCTCATTAGTTGGATCTTGGTTTATTTCAGCTGTAGAACCTATTTCTCAAGGTTTGACCAACTTTATGGCTAAACGTTACCCTGGTCGCAAGTTATTCATTGGTATTGATTGGCCATTCTTAGGTGCACGTGCCGAAATGTGGGCAACAGCCAATATCTTAGCACCTATCTTATTGATCATGTCTTTATTTTTACCAGGAAATTCTATTCTTCCACTTGCAGGTATTATTGCTATCGGATTAACTCCAGCTTTATTGGTTGTCTGTCGTGGTAAAATGTTAAGAATGATCATCATCGGAGTTTTCATGTTGCCAATCTTCTTATGGTCAGGTACTATGATTGCACCATTAATTACAGATACAGCACAAAGCGTTGGTGCTTTCCCAACAAGTTTAGATTCAACTCAAATGATTTCTCACTCAACAAAAGAAGGCCCAGTTGAAGGTATGCTTGCAATGGTAGTTGGAAAAGCTGTAAGTAACCCACAAGTTAACTCAGTTTTATTAGCTGGAGGATCAATGGTAGCTTATCTTCTATTATTCATATGGTATGCAGGTAAAATGAAAGTACGTAATAGAATTTACGCAGAAGAAAAAGATCCTAAAGTTTCAACTACTGCAGATAAAGCTAAATTACAAAAGCATAACTAA